Proteins encoded by one window of Cyclobacteriaceae bacterium:
- a CDS encoding DUF4260 domain-containing protein, protein MKNLLRIEELAMFGLAIYLNSYLPFEGWVFWAFFLAPDISMLGYLVNTRVGAVAYNVFHHKGVAIACYLAGYFLVIHELTLAGVVLFGHSSFDRIMGYGLKYSDNFKNTHLGWIGKPAN, encoded by the coding sequence ATGAAAAACCTGTTACGCATCGAAGAGCTCGCCATGTTCGGACTGGCCATTTATTTAAACTCCTATTTACCTTTCGAAGGATGGGTCTTCTGGGCATTCTTCCTTGCACCCGACATCAGCATGTTGGGTTACTTGGTCAACACACGCGTGGGTGCCGTTGCTTACAATGTGTTTCACCACAAAGGTGTAGCCATTGCCTGTTACCTGGCTGGTTATTTCCTCGTGATCCATGAACTTACCCTTGCAGGCGTGGTGTTATTTGGACACAGTTCATTTGATCGTATTATGGGATACGGATTAAAATACTCCGATAACTTCAAAAACACACATTTGGGTTGGATTGGAAAGCCCGCAAATTAA
- a CDS encoding outer membrane beta-barrel protein gives MKRYTHVFLAITFLLPVLAMGQVHFGATTGLNATFVLDKGLKEDPRYNSTYTYQWSPVGFNFGVDIGRKFGLQLESILSNQGQIYEVVNAAKEVSGKRNIDLQYLNIPMLLKFMNGGDGKARTNFNFGPQLGLLTKAKETINFEAGTYSFPDDENFVLPDGAEDNQDGTYTIAQSYSQEFTKAKNDFRDMEFQIAMAFGVDIDLSKHLYLSTQVRANYSLTDMRNGDVIDAIKAGNGESIFGSRANLLVGIQFGLHYSLGVTRSFKGK, from the coding sequence ATGAAACGCTACACGCACGTATTTTTAGCTATCACATTTTTGTTGCCGGTACTGGCAATGGGACAAGTTCACTTCGGTGCAACAACCGGTCTGAATGCCACCTTTGTGCTTGACAAGGGATTAAAGGAAGATCCACGCTACAACTCAACCTACACCTACCAGTGGTCACCGGTGGGTTTTAATTTTGGTGTAGATATCGGTCGTAAGTTCGGACTTCAGTTAGAGTCTATTCTGTCTAATCAAGGTCAGATTTATGAAGTGGTTAACGCAGCCAAGGAAGTTTCGGGTAAGCGCAACATTGATCTGCAATATTTGAATATCCCTATGTTATTAAAGTTTATGAATGGTGGGGATGGCAAGGCGAGAACCAATTTTAATTTCGGTCCCCAGTTGGGTTTACTGACAAAAGCAAAGGAGACCATCAATTTTGAAGCGGGTACGTATTCCTTTCCTGATGATGAGAATTTTGTATTGCCAGACGGTGCAGAGGATAACCAGGATGGAACGTATACTATTGCACAATCGTATTCACAGGAATTCACTAAAGCGAAAAACGATTTCCGTGACATGGAATTTCAAATCGCGATGGCGTTTGGGGTGGATATTGATTTATCAAAACACTTGTATTTGTCCACACAGGTTCGTGCCAACTACAGCTTAACCGATATGCGCAATGGCGATGTGATTGATGCCATTAAAGCCGGAAATGGCGAAAGTATTTTTGGATCGCGTGCCAACCTGTTAGTGGGTATTCAGTTTGGTTTGCATTACAGTTTAGGCGTAACGCGCTCTTTCAAAGGAAAATAA
- a CDS encoding DUF1080 domain-containing protein, whose translation MKQLLTIICIALLAACQPKQQTTEETQPEETPMTHNTLTEQQQAEGWKLLFDGQTTTGWRNFKSDQIGTAWKVDDNALHFDNTVADGGGDIITNEAYENFELMLEWKIDSCGNSGIMFNVVEDEQYQYVWQTGPEMQVLDNDCHPDAKIIKHRAGDLYDLISCSTETVKPAGEWNQVRIVSNQGNYEFWLNGTNVVNFTMHTPEWDAMVAGSKFKDMPAFGKATKGHISLQDHGDKVWFRNIMIRIL comes from the coding sequence ATGAAACAATTGCTCACTATTATTTGTATCGCTTTGCTCGCTGCCTGTCAGCCCAAGCAACAAACCACAGAGGAAACACAACCCGAAGAAACACCCATGACACACAACACCCTCACGGAACAACAACAAGCCGAAGGCTGGAAACTGTTGTTTGATGGACAAACCACAACGGGTTGGCGAAACTTCAAGAGCGACCAGATCGGTACCGCCTGGAAGGTTGACGACAACGCCTTACATTTTGATAACACGGTTGCCGATGGTGGTGGTGATATTATCACAAACGAAGCATACGAAAATTTTGAATTGATGCTGGAGTGGAAAATTGATTCGTGTGGTAATAGTGGCATCATGTTCAATGTAGTGGAAGACGAACAATATCAATACGTGTGGCAGACTGGTCCGGAGATGCAGGTATTGGATAATGACTGCCATCCGGATGCGAAAATTATTAAGCACCGCGCGGGTGATCTCTATGATTTAATTTCATGCTCCACTGAAACGGTAAAGCCTGCCGGTGAATGGAATCAGGTGCGAATCGTTTCCAACCAAGGCAATTATGAATTCTGGCTGAACGGTACCAACGTGGTAAACTTCACCATGCACACACCTGAGTGGGATGCCATGGTAGCCGGAAGCAAATTCAAAGACATGCCCGCTTTCGGAAAAGCAACCAAGGGACATATCTCTTTACAAGATCATGGCGACAAAGTGTGGTTTCGTAACATTATGATACGCATCTTGTAA
- a CDS encoding DUF1080 domain-containing protein — translation MKKGLLLVGYSILITLLFACQADKKEVSTNDENQISLFDGQSLTGWRSFRNLPNNSWEVVDGTLHCKPFSDTAENFRSDLITEAQYRNFELTFEFKLASQSNSGVMFRVSEDYELSYATGPEYQLIDDVGYPGTLAEENKTAGNYAMHVPENKILKPVGEWNEGKIIVQENNVEHWLNGTRVVAYELNSPDWIARRDASKWKDFPAYGTIEKGHIALQDHGNEVWFRNITIVAPE, via the coding sequence ATGAAAAAAGGACTCCTTCTCGTTGGTTACTCCATTTTAATTACACTGCTATTTGCCTGTCAGGCAGATAAAAAAGAAGTATCAACAAACGATGAAAACCAAATCAGTTTATTCGATGGCCAATCGTTAACAGGCTGGCGATCGTTCCGCAACCTGCCAAACAATTCGTGGGAAGTAGTTGACGGAACACTGCATTGCAAACCGTTTTCTGATACAGCAGAAAACTTTCGCTCCGACCTGATTACAGAAGCGCAGTACCGGAATTTCGAACTCACGTTTGAATTCAAACTTGCTTCGCAAAGCAACAGCGGGGTGATGTTCCGCGTAAGCGAAGACTATGAACTATCCTATGCTACAGGGCCGGAATATCAATTAATTGATGATGTTGGCTATCCGGGAACATTGGCTGAAGAAAATAAAACAGCTGGCAACTACGCCATGCACGTACCAGAAAACAAAATCCTGAAACCGGTTGGTGAATGGAATGAAGGGAAAATTATTGTACAAGAAAATAACGTGGAGCACTGGCTCAACGGCACACGTGTAGTGGCCTACGAATTAAATTCACCCGATTGGATTGCCCGAAGAGATGCCAGCAAGTGGAAAGACTTCCCGGCTTATGGCACCATTGAAAAAGGACACATTGCGTTGCAGGATCACGGCAATGAAGTGTGGTTCCGAAACATTACCATCGTAGCTCCCGAATAA
- a CDS encoding DUF5615 family PIN-like protein, whose translation MKFIIDAQLPPGLSQVFQQHQCDCIHVLALTNKDKSTDKEIRDIADEQDRIVVTKDFDFYHSHMSIQKPRRLLLVTTGNIKNKQLLELFNKNLKTILIAFKQGDFVELSNTDIITI comes from the coding sequence ATGAAGTTTATTATTGATGCACAACTTCCCCCAGGACTAAGCCAGGTTTTTCAGCAACATCAGTGCGATTGCATTCATGTACTTGCGTTAACCAATAAAGACAAATCCACTGATAAGGAAATCAGGGATATTGCTGATGAACAGGATCGAATTGTAGTTACCAAAGATTTTGACTTTTACCATAGTCATATGAGTATTCAAAAGCCAAGGAGATTACTTTTGGTAACAACTGGTAACATCAAAAACAAACAACTATTAGAACTTTTCAATAAAAATTTAAAGACAATTCTGATCGCCTTTAAACAAGGAGATTTCGTTGAATTGTCCAACACCGACATCATTACTATTTGA
- a CDS encoding FAD-linked oxidase C-terminal domain-containing protein — MGGNLSQNSGGPKAVKYGVTRDYVLNLEVVLPTGEIIWTGANVLKNSTGYNLTQLMCGSEGTLGIITKIVFKLRGYPQKNVLMLIPFVTNEEACRAIAAIFTAGIQPSGMEFFEREAGIKTFAYCDKVLGSPVTTQLPENMDAYLLCELDGNDEEVLMRDAERVMNVVEKFQSGEVLFAESAAQKAELWKVRKNISPAVNWYTLTKSDDVVVPRSNLPKLISGIKAIGKQYGFNTVCFGHLGDGNLHVNILKENISDHDWETKIPEGIGEIFKLTVSLGGTLSGEHGIGIAKRPYMPIAMKETNLELMRGIKKVFDPHNILNPGKIF, encoded by the coding sequence TTGGGTGGAAATCTTTCTCAAAATTCTGGTGGGCCAAAAGCAGTAAAGTATGGCGTTACCCGCGATTATGTTTTGAATCTTGAAGTAGTGTTGCCAACCGGTGAAATCATCTGGACGGGAGCGAACGTATTGAAGAACTCTACAGGCTACAACCTCACGCAATTGATGTGCGGCAGCGAAGGCACATTGGGCATCATCACCAAAATAGTTTTCAAGCTTCGCGGTTATCCACAAAAGAATGTGCTCATGCTCATTCCATTCGTAACCAACGAGGAAGCATGTCGCGCCATAGCCGCCATTTTCACAGCAGGTATTCAGCCTTCGGGTATGGAATTTTTTGAACGTGAAGCCGGCATCAAAACATTTGCATATTGCGATAAAGTTTTGGGCAGCCCGGTGACCACACAACTACCCGAGAACATGGACGCTTATTTGTTATGCGAACTGGATGGCAACGATGAAGAAGTACTGATGCGCGATGCAGAGCGTGTGATGAACGTGGTAGAGAAATTTCAATCGGGTGAAGTGCTGTTTGCAGAAAGCGCTGCACAGAAAGCAGAGTTATGGAAAGTGCGCAAGAATATTTCTCCTGCTGTGAACTGGTATACGCTCACCAAATCGGATGATGTGGTGGTACCACGCAGTAATTTGCCGAAACTTATTTCCGGAATAAAAGCGATCGGCAAACAATACGGATTCAATACCGTGTGCTTTGGGCATTTGGGTGATGGCAACCTGCACGTAAACATTCTGAAAGAAAACATCAGCGATCACGATTGGGAAACGAAAATACCGGAAGGCATCGGTGAAATTTTTAAACTGACGGTAAGCCTGGGTGGAACACTCTCTGGTGAGCACGGCATCGGCATTGCCAAGCGACCGTACATGCCCATTGCAATGAAGGAAACCAACCTGGAACTGATGCGCGGCATTAAAAAGGTGTTCGATCCGCATAACATTCTGAATCCGGGAAAGATTTTTTAA
- a CDS encoding DUF433 domain-containing protein: protein MKAVSESPLLKRITINPEICHGKPVIRGMRYPVEVILDLLSSGMTHQEILEDYPSLEEDDILACLAYASKLTKVKSYHRASA from the coding sequence ATGAAAGCGGTTTCCGAAAGTCCTTTGCTTAAGCGCATAACGATAAATCCTGAAATTTGTCATGGTAAACCCGTAATCAGGGGAATGCGTTATCCGGTTGAGGTAATTCTGGATTTGCTATCCTCAGGAATGACTCATCAGGAAATTTTAGAAGATTACCCTTCCCTTGAAGAGGATGATATTCTTGCCTGTCTGGCTTACGCTTCCAAATTGACTAAGGTAAAAAGTTACCACCGTGCATCGGCATGA
- the asnB gene encoding asparagine synthase (glutamine-hydrolyzing), with translation MCGITGIFAFNLVGKMNMIHLTNATMALAKRGPDFQDIYHDQFVGLGHRRLSIIDTSAIAHQPMWDETGRYAIVFNGEIFNFRELRSQLEAQGVSFRSTSDTEVLLHLLIREKENALNKLNGFFAFCFYDKQEQSFLLARDRYGVKPLLYLHDEDKFIFASEMKSLVQYGIDKTIDYNSLYTYLQLNYIPAPDTIFKSVKKLLPGHYLAINNRQLSINSYYTIPYSVDLRISYESAKEKFKNLLEASVQRRLVSDVPLGCFLSGGIDSSVITGLAKKHKPDLHTFSIGFKDEKFFDETHYARLVAKHFQTEHTVFSLTNNDLYEHLNHILDYIDEPFADSSAINVYILSKETRKHATVALSGDGADELLGGYNKHAAHYRILHPGWKEKFANALHPLWKAMPKSRNSPFANKARQLARFAEGMKLDSKERYWRWASLATKDEAMNMLHPDLRINRWLSEFYPRRNNILQTIPEKESLNDILLTDTSLVLPNDMLTKVDLMSMANSLEVRTPFLDFELVNFIFSLPDDYKINAAIRKRILQEAYRDFLPAQLYKRPKKGFEVPLLKWFRKEMKSVITDDLLSKKRIEEQGIFHYPEIDLLKRKLFSSNPGDVHARIWGLMVFQRWWDKHIRQ, from the coding sequence ATGTGCGGCATTACCGGAATCTTTGCGTTTAACCTCGTTGGCAAAATGAATATGATTCATCTTACCAATGCCACTATGGCGTTGGCTAAGCGCGGTCCGGATTTTCAGGATATTTATCACGATCAGTTTGTCGGATTAGGGCATCGCAGGCTTTCCATCATCGACACCAGCGCCATCGCGCATCAACCCATGTGGGATGAAACCGGACGTTATGCAATTGTCTTTAACGGTGAGATTTTCAATTTCAGGGAACTGCGATCGCAACTGGAAGCACAGGGCGTGAGCTTTCGATCAACTTCGGATACGGAAGTTTTGCTTCATCTGCTGATCCGGGAAAAAGAAAACGCACTAAACAAACTTAATGGATTTTTTGCCTTTTGCTTTTACGACAAACAGGAGCAATCCTTTCTGTTGGCACGTGATCGCTACGGTGTAAAACCCCTCCTCTACCTGCACGATGAAGACAAATTCATTTTTGCTTCAGAAATGAAATCGTTGGTACAATACGGCATTGATAAAACCATTGACTACAATTCGCTCTACACGTATCTGCAACTCAATTATATTCCAGCACCTGACACCATTTTTAAATCCGTTAAAAAACTCCTTCCGGGACACTATCTGGCAATTAACAATAGGCAATTATCAATTAACAGTTATTACACCATTCCGTACTCGGTCGATCTCCGCATCAGTTACGAATCTGCAAAAGAGAAATTTAAAAATCTGTTGGAAGCTTCTGTACAACGCAGGCTTGTATCGGATGTTCCGCTTGGCTGTTTTCTGAGTGGCGGTATTGACTCTTCCGTAATCACCGGACTGGCAAAAAAACACAAGCCTGATCTGCACACCTTTTCCATTGGTTTTAAAGACGAAAAGTTTTTTGATGAAACTCATTATGCACGTTTGGTAGCCAAACACTTTCAAACCGAGCACACGGTTTTTTCACTTACCAACAACGATTTATACGAACACCTCAACCACATACTGGATTATATCGATGAACCCTTTGCCGACTCCTCAGCGATAAACGTATATATATTGAGTAAAGAAACCCGCAAGCACGCTACGGTAGCCCTTTCGGGCGATGGGGCAGATGAATTGCTGGGCGGTTATAACAAACATGCGGCACATTACCGGATACTGCATCCGGGTTGGAAAGAAAAATTTGCCAATGCACTGCACCCGCTGTGGAAAGCCATGCCGAAATCCCGAAATAGTCCGTTTGCAAACAAGGCCCGGCAATTGGCGCGCTTTGCTGAGGGGATGAAACTCGATAGCAAGGAACGGTATTGGCGTTGGGCCAGCTTGGCCACTAAAGATGAAGCCATGAATATGCTTCACCCCGACCTGCGCATTAACCGCTGGCTGAGTGAATTCTACCCCAGAAGAAATAATATCCTTCAAACCATTCCCGAAAAGGAATCGCTGAATGATATTTTACTTACAGACACTTCTTTGGTCTTACCAAACGATATGCTCACCAAGGTTGACCTGATGAGCATGGCCAACAGCCTGGAGGTGCGAACACCCTTCCTTGATTTCGAATTGGTGAATTTTATTTTTAGTTTGCCGGATGATTACAAAATAAACGCTGCAATCCGCAAACGCATTCTTCAGGAGGCCTATCGCGACTTCTTACCAGCACAACTTTATAAACGCCCGAAGAAGGGATTTGAAGTTCCGCTACTCAAGTGGTTTAGGAAAGAAATGAAATCTGTTATTACAGATGATCTCCTGTCCAAAAAGCGGATTGAAGAGCAAGGCATCTTTCATTACCCGGAAATTGATTTGCTGAAGCGGAAGTTATTTTCTTCCAACCCCGGAGATGTACACGCCCGAATCTGGGGACTGATGGTGTTTCAACGGTGGTGGGATAAGCACATCAGGCAGTAA